The genomic interval GCGTAATCAGGTTGATTCCTGGAACGGTTGCATGATGTTTCCCTGACCAATGATAATTGACCAGGTCGATTTGACGAGCGTAAGGCTTGTCAAGAGTTGAATCATCGATAACCAAAATCCCTTTGGTTTTATCGATGAGGGATTCTACTTCCAGCCACAATTCATCTGAATTGTGGCTCCTTACGGGATAAAAGCCGTGTAAAAGCGTCATGCGCGGGAGGAGCGTTAATTATCGGGGAGACTTTGGCAGCCTCCGTGCAACTATAGCAAAGCCATTATAAAATGATTAAATCCATGACATATTCAATTAATTTCCGTCGCAAAGTACTCGCCATACAAAAACAAGAACAGCTCACTTACGCAGAAGCCGCAAGCCGATTTGGAATTGGGATTGCTACTTTGACGCGGTGGCGTTCACGCCTGGAGCCAAAACTATAGCTGTTCCGTTATAAAACGGACTAGGAGTTACGCAGTTGAACTTGTTACTCTATAAAAGGTAGGAGTTACGCAGTTGAATTTGTAACTCTATACAGGATTGAGTTTTTTCTGTCATTCTACGCGGAGGTCGCGTTAGCGACCGTAGTCGCAGAATCTATGTAAATGGATTCTGCGACTCCGCTTCGCTTCGCGCAGAATGACTTCCTAATTTTTCAACTGCGTAACTCCTAATAGAGTTAAAAGCTCAACTGCGTAACTCCTATTTAATTTTTTTGTTACCTTTGGTATAATTCTGGATATGATTAATCTGTGCATTGGTTAGGTGACACTCTTAAAATTGGAGATCCAGTCCACAGCCTATCACACAATTTTTAAGTGTCACCTTACTTATGCACAGATTAATATGTTAGAGAAACCTACCGGCTTTAGCCGGTAGTCGTTTAGTATAAATTCGATAATCACAGGGGACGTAACTATCGCCGTCCGTCCAAAGCAGCGTAATCAGGTTGATTCCTGGAACGGTTGCATGATGTTTCCCTGACCAATGATAATTGACCAGGTCGATTTGACGAGCGTAAGGCTTGTCAAGAGTTGAATCATCGATAACCAAAATCCCTTTGGTTTTATCGATGAGGGATTCTACTTCCAGCCACAATTCATCTGAATTGTGGCTCCTTACGGGATAAAAGCCGTGTAAAAGCGTCATG from Gammaproteobacteria bacterium carries:
- a CDS encoding hypothetical protein (Evidence 5 : Unknown function), producing MTLLHGFYPVRSHNSDELWLEVESLIDKTKGILVIDDSTLDKPYARQIDLVNYHWSGKHHATVPGINLITLLWTDGDSYVPCDYRIYTKRLPAKAGRFL
- a CDS encoding hypothetical protein (Evidence 5 : Unknown function); the encoded protein is MIKSMTYSINFRRKVLAIQKQEQLTYAEAASRFGIGIATLTRWRSRLEPKL
- a CDS encoding hypothetical protein (Evidence 5 : Unknown function); this encodes MTLLHGFYPVRSHNSDELWLEVESLIDKTKGILVIDDSTLDKPYARQIDLVNYHWSGKHHATVPGINLITLLWTDGDSYVPCDYRIYTKRLPAKAGRFL